In Plasmodium reichenowi strain SY57 chromosome 5, whole genome shotgun sequence, the following proteins share a genomic window:
- a CDS encoding secreted ookinete protein, putative, which produces MAVLFFLFLNMLFYSTNCEQSEILPLGDIISSVADITNAITSNQKEGSINDAVTDSLPKINLKIVPSKKLHITKSDLVFLLSELRQEIRRQMGILEDELEEKERMRQRSSSLWNDNESAIYTPNEKIDESQEVSTIEDEEEKEEIEDFLDSLNKIKNEDNDNTKENVTYDIEIHENRDTHKQNDLQNDKGFKQKLLRNGPLMK; this is translated from the exons atggctgttctttttttcctGTTCTTGAATATGTTGTTCTATTCTACAAATTGTGAACAATCGGAAATATTACCATTAGGTGATATTATATCCAGTGTTGCAGATATAACAAATGCAATAACCTCCAATCAAAAGGAAGGATCAATTAATGATGCTGTTACTGATTCCTTACCAAAGATTAACCTAAAAATAGTTCCATCAAAAAAATTGCATATCACTAAAAGTGACTTGGTTTTTTTATTGTCTGAGTTACGACAAGAAATTAGAAGACaa ATGGGTATTCTCGAAG ACGAACTTGAAGAGAAAGAAAGAATGAGACAAAGATCTTCTTCCTTATGGAATGACAACGAATCAGCTATTTACACCCCAAATGAAAAGA TAGATGAATCTCAGGAG GTCAGCACTATAgaagatgaagaagaaaaagaagaaatcGAAGATTTTTTAGACTCATTAAATAAg aTAAAGAACGAAGATAATGATAACacaaaagaaaatgtaACGTACGATATTGAGATACACGAAAATAGAGATACAcataaacaaaatgattTACAAAACGATAAAGGatttaaacaaaaattacTTAGGAACG GCCCACTTATGAAATAA
- a CDS encoding WD-repeat protein, putative: protein MNYTNTNRREKRKRQEEINNVIQKKIKNCNMLKYYQNTKQNDYDFSSLMTKNIGINKNQKIFIKNIHKDENLCTYENDIVQKETHHLIKNEYNDTKCLLYDEMCVNQNGNKNIQLLVHLKKYKEECSYPHFIRKGLKRKNEKDMKMIDDENYDKKNICNKNIYEETRCEQNDHVKEKNEQDVSRCNDMNRLKGYKKKVGHPKKKKTNHKGNNNNDGGNNGGYNNDGDNNGEYNNDGDHNGGYNNGGYNNGGYNNDGDNNGEYNNDGDHNGRYNNGGYNNDGDNNNYYNNNLCNNNCEDNKGHSHMWEGLLKKDVLLLLIQAIKNMGYKKSAKYLELESGIELEQPLIKKMHKNILLGKWKNAIISLKKLNINKKLIKAISFLIYEQCFIEYLYEGKYFAALRCLRNKLEKCCFDQDTYYRLHQCTTFFMIINNNNENYENNENYENNENYENNENYENKEYYENKKYYENKKYYENKKYYAKKEYYENNDNYNNNFYYNIQYTCKEKYKNSRSILFEKINRLLPEHIIIPPRRLAILLHQSLKYQVDNCLFHNHFSQKTLTSKRTMKCTRIDNPKLYKRDKEKRNKCNKSECKRKQSHMTKNIKKKKNHMIVEDNIFRKEKTKNKNNKNKINDPIKIRCPTNLSSNNEPTNNNNITSVTTKCLSNEDTLNVSNKENTTFMSTSIWNNENVHQNGEQYIQQNVQPNVQPNVQSNVQSNIQPNVQSNIQPNVQPNVQPNVQPNVQPNVQPNVQSNIQPNVQPNEYNITNINLSYDKSKKKCFMTYPPSAEKTLIPHKFNKEEEYQEDVYNANTSNPTSLDIYSNSTTYENQRKKKRNIIIKQECNEEISSNNDQNYVIQEQNNDIIIKEGTIENILKTYEEVIITNKNIEHNNNHTDKGKNEDINNLKNVDNNLVSNNNNSNMELLNYKNKCCISNEIQLQQNNVDNEKMNQMKLNYNVKDKNKYINKKQTNKLNNNNNNNNNIFKTCNRDNPDEMCQSRNHFDCKEYQRKIHCCYKHNELYSLSLLKNHECKKIKLPYYCIKILQGHKDEVWYVNVSPNGKYIASSSKDKSIFLWKGIYPFNKMREWNGHIDGVSYIIWSHNSKYLVSGSNDSNIIIWSPKSNKRKLSLNMHSGPITSICWSKDDSIIVSSAFDKKIFCTKLNEELKSFSILYAWSFSTRIQNFVFTNNDQYLIVVASDKNVRVIDYNQKKELYILPEFDTITSVCASKLYNHILVNIADQRPTIKLWDVKYRYIIQTYRGHKQGRFIVHSTFGGKNEDYVISGSEDSLIYIWHKTKGYLLDVINGHASTVSIAIWPLSYSKFPYMISASDDHTLMIWNVHPKINKIKKEKKKARKKFIHPFLRELTKYHSIKN from the coding sequence ATGAATTATACAAATACCAATAGGCGTGAGAAGAGGAAAAGACAGGaggaaataaataatgttattcagaaaaaaataaaaaattgtaatatgttaaaatattatcaaaacacaaaacaaaatgatTATGATTTCTCTTCGTTAATGACGAAGAATATTGggataaataaaaatcaaaagatatttataaaaaatatacataaagATGAAAATCTATGTACTTATGAAAATGATATTGTACAGAAAGAGACACATCATTTGATTAAAAACGAATATAATGATACAAAATGTTTGTTATATGATGAAATGTGCGTAAACCAAAATGGAAATAAGAATATACAGCTCCTTGTTCATTTGAAGAAATACAAAGAAGAATGTAGTTACCCACATTTTATTAGAAAAGGtttaaaaaggaaaaatgAGAAGGATATGAAAATGATAGATGATGAGAATTACGacaaaaagaatatatgcaacaaaaatatttatgaagAGACACGATGTGAACAAAATGATCATGTAAAGGAAAAGAATGAACAAGACGTGAGCAGATGTAATGATATGAATAGGTTGAAGGgttataagaaaaaagtGGGTcatccaaaaaaaaagaaaactAATCACAAAGgtaacaataataatgatggGGGTAATAATGGTGGATATAATAACGATGGAGATAATAATGGTGAATATAATAACGATGGAGATCATAATGGTGGATATAATAATGGTGGATATAATAATGGTGGATATAATAACGATGGAGATAATAATGGTGAATATAATAACGATGGAGATCATAATGgtagatataataatggtGGATATAATAACGATGgagataataataattattataataataacctttgtaataataattgtgAAGATAATAAAGGTCATTCACACATGTGGGAAGGATTATTAAAGAAAGATGTgcttttattattaattcaagcaattaaaaatatgggATATAAAAAATCTGCTAAATATTTAGAACTAGAAAGTGGTATAGAATTAGAACAAccattaataaaaaaaatgcataaaaatattttattaggGAAATGGAAAAATGCTATCATaagtttaaaaaaattaaatataaataaaaaattaataaaagcTATAAgctttttaatatatgaacaatgttttatagaatatttatatgaagGTAAATACTTTGCTGCTTTAAGATGtttaagaaataaattagAAAAATGTTGTTTTGATCAAGATACATATTATAGGTTACATCAATGTACAACCTTTTtcatgataataaataacaacaatgaaaattatgaaaataatgaaaattatgaaaataatgaaaattatgaaaataatgaaaattatgaaaataaagaatattatgaaaataaaaaatattatgaaaataaaaaatattatgaaaataaaaaatattatgcaaaaaaagaatattatgaaaataatgataattataataataatttttattataatatacagTATACATGTAAagagaaatataaaaattctcgtagtattttatttgaaaaaattaacagATTATTACCTGAACATATTATCATACCACCAAGACGACTAGCCATTTTGCTTCATCAATCTTTGAAATATCAAGTTGATAATTGTTTGTTCCATAATCATTTTTCGCAAAAAACATTAACAAGTAAAAGGACTATGAAATGTACAAGAATCGACAATCCTAAATTATACAAACGAGATAAGGAAAAGAGAAACAAATGTAATAAATCAGAATGTAAAAGGAAACAAAGTCATATGAcgaaaaatataaaaaaaaaaaaaaatcatatgATAGTTGaggataatatatttagaaaagaaaaaacaaaaaacaaaaataataaaaataaaatcaaTGATCCAATAAAAATTAGATGCCCTACCAATCTAAGTTCAAATAATGAACctacaaataataataatattacaagTGTCACAACAAAATGTTTAAGCAACGAAGATACATTAAATGTGTCTAATAAGGAAAATACTACTTTTATGAGTACATCTATATGgaataatgaaaatgtaCACCAAAATGGTGAACAATATATACAACAAAATGTACAACCAAATGTACAACCAAATGTACAATCAAATGTACAATCAAATATACAACCAAATGTACAATCAAATATACAACCAAATGTACAACCAAATGTACAACCAAATGTACAACCAAATGTACAACCAAATGTACAACCAAATGTACAATCAAATATACAACCAAATGTACAAccaaatgaatataatataactAATATTAACTTATCTTATGATAaatccaaaaaaaaatgttttatgACATACCCTCCAAGTGCAGAAAAAACTCTGATTCCtcataaatttaataaagaagaagaatatCAAGAGGATGTATATAATGCTAATACAAGCAACCCCACATCCTTAGATATATATAGCAATTCTACGACATATGAGAATCaaaggaagaaaaaaagaaacattattattaaacaAGAATGTAATGAAGAAATATCATCAAATAATGATCAGAATTATGTAATAcaagaacaaaataatgacataattataaaagaaggaacaatagaaaatatattgaaaacATATGAAGAAGTTATaattacaaataaaaatatagaacataataataatcatacAGATAAGggaaaaaatgaagatataaataatctGAAGAATGTTGACAATAATTTAGtttctaataataataatagtaatatggaactattaaattataaaaataaatgttgTATATCCAATGAAATACAGCTACAACAAAATAATGtagataatgaaaaaatgaatCAAATGAAGCTAAATTATAATGTGAAAgataaaaacaaatatataaacaaaaaacaaacaaacaaactaaataataataataataataataataatattttcaaaacATGTAATCGTGATAACCCAGATGAAATGTGTCAGAGTCGTAATCATTTTGATTGTAAAGAATATCAAAGAAAAATTCATTGTTGTTACAAACataatgaattatattctttatcGCTTTTAAAGAATCATgaatgtaaaaaaataaaattaccttattattgtataaaaatattacaagGACATAAAGATGAAGTATGGTATGTTAATGTGTCTCCAaatggaaaatatatagcATCGTCTAGTAAAGATAAaagtatttttttatggaAAGGTATCTATccatttaataaaatgagAGAATGGAATGGACATATTGATGGTGTTAGCTATATAATATGGAGTCATAATAGTAAATATTTAGTTTCAGGTTCTAACGAttcaaatataattatatggagtccaaaaagtaataaaagaaaattaagTCTAAATATGCATAGTGGTCCTATTACATCTATTTGCTGGTCAAAAGATGATTCTATTATTGTATCATCAGCCtttgataaaaaaatcTTCTGTACtaaattaaatgaagaattaaaaagCTTTTCTATTCTATATGCTTGGTCTTTTAGTACTAGAATAcaaaattttgtttttacAAATAATGATCAATATTTAATTGTTGTAGCTTCTGATAAAAATGTTAGAGTTATTGATTATAACCAAAAAAAggaattatatatattacctGAATTTGATACAATTACATCTGTATGTGCATCTAAATTGTATAATCATATCCTAGTTAATATAGCAGATCAAAGACCAACAATCAAATTATGGGATGttaaatatagatatattatacaaacATATAGAGGTCATAAACAAGGTAGATTTATTGTACATTCTACATTTGGTGgtaaaaatgaagattATGTTATAAGTGGTAGCGAAGATAGcctaatatatatatggcATAAAACAAAAGGATATCTCTTAGATGTTATAAATGGACATGCATCTACCGTTAGTATTGCTATTTGGCCTTTATCCTATTCCAAATTCCCATATATGATATCAGCATCTGATGATCACACCTTGATGATTTGGAACGTACACCCTAAAATtaacaaaattaaaaaagaaaaaaaaaaagccagaaaaaaattcattCATCCATTCTTAAGAGAATTGACCAAATATCATTCCATCAAAAATTGA
- a CDS encoding hypothetical protein (conserved Plasmodium protein, unknown function) gives MNSNPTTEMTTTKKEHSQDNMYEIMNKSDQNNNSSFSNTSEKSQIEEIKLCNSGIFNEDKEKQYNDFLKSYNAEYSVEQMKNFLKNGITENGVRILTTDKCSWLYDYYRITKTSDPCVKELTGNTTVDYYYYTTPFSTQIGNINLVMMHSQVNFGDGTCAPADRFFKMNSTTPEMIKEAKLKAKNFQYECMQYI, from the exons atgaattcCAATCCTACAACAGAAATGacaacaacaaaaaaagagCATTCACAAGATAATATGTATGAAATAATGAACAAATCTGACCAAAATAATAACTCATCATTTTCTAATACATCTGAAAAATCTCAAATTGAAGAAATAAAACTTTGTAATTCTGGTATCTTTAATGAAGACAAAgaaaaacaatataatgATTTTCTTAAGTCTTATAATGCAGAATATTCAGTTGAACAAATGAAGAACTTTTTAAA AAATGGAATAACTGAAAATGGTGTTAGAATTTTGACAACGGATAAATGTTCATG gttatatgattattatagAATAACCAAAACATCAGATCCATGTGTTAAAGAATTAACTGGAAATACTACTgttgattattattactatacTACTCCGTTTTCTACCCAAATaggaaatataaatttagTTATGATGCATAGTCAAGTAAACTTTGGAGATGGCACTTGTGCCCCTGCTGATCGATTTTTCAAAATGAATTCAACTACTCCTGAGATGATTAAAGAAGCAAAATTAAAAGCGAAGAATTTTCAATATGAATGTAtgcaatatatatag
- a CDS encoding mRNA-binding protein PUF1, protein MYICLYNIFYFICSKMENTKRKENDTCKEYALNISSKTNKEKYKHEGKKKDGEEYTNDDNKYVNDENKYVNGENKYVNDENKYVNGENKYVNGENKYVNGENKYVNDENKKKDKVDIDIDIYNADNQSYNNKKQKNDDDDDDVNDDDNDDDDISHNKHKNGDDKIDNIDNNIEKGDNNICNFYDKRNEDNNTYADCSNTVEGINNSFECSGKKCNYIDKQRDKTKKYDIINMKCDNKCSNNMKNSMKNKMNTQTNNNKDMLSNQIRMCSKNINNNYIYNNNNNNNSISSSNYYYNYYNNTNMYNELNMVHNEKNNLIDILDKELKKNCNNYNIGNNNMNCNYKSNYNYFINKDLLNNNMTYIYNYPMMNTLNYSKDNNYCTYLDEINRINECTYNTTQQNLNNNTTYSPNFNDNSNLLYNHESYILSPYDYYNYYCSGLIPTYPIFNYRNIINSNNNNNLNSNINNNINSNINNNINNNINNNINNNINNNINNNNSSNNNNNNNNNKHYYDNTYFNHIIPSNTNNNSIDTYNENNNNHKIFYNYNKYNMYAPKIYYHDNIHNLYPINNIPSNYNSTENKILTCNTIIPGTGTNNNNNNNNNNNNNNNNNNNNNNNNNNNNNILSKNILPYNANDINNLINLNNDNINNNSHMSPNNNTQIFNYFNYVSNSNFNIQRYLSNNNNNNNNNNLNNSADYQQNISYYNTYNSNCYSSASKTYYCNQYLNEYPLFPVSSIDLYNTDNMNYTSNQLYFYQGNDNMNNEELKKNAEQENAHNNVNMNKRGVQNKKNNYNKENYLSPIAFTGNICKIAKDQTGCRILQRILEKKNPKHIEEIYNEALDHIIELMVDPFGNYLCQKLMEVCTSEQIEKIIDKSSDQLINASISVHGTRTVQKLIEMIKTPSQIKKTTKALKNSIITLIKDINGNHVVQKCLITLTSHQCDFIYEAILNNCVEVSTHRHGCCVIQRCIDSANEAQKELFIRNISNNALDLVQDAFGNYVVQYILNLGNEKVNLEIANKLLPNIEELAVQKFSSNVVEKCLIIGNNKCRKLIINEILKKDKDILKQIILDPFGNYVIQRALSVASEPELTKLVEGIKPYIKELRNISSGKRIAWKLAKKHPLLNADINNQYFSNDNSDNVSLQNHDISSTNNSINIPTNNSDIFKNDKKKNNDENIVKKNYNNNNNNNNNNNNNNNNNVKTFNHSKNYNAKNFNNNPNGNIKNFTNDNMKSYNYEHMRNYNFDPIRNYNMDNMKNYNVDNNMKNYNMDNMKNYNMDNMKNFNNEYVKNFNNEYVKNFNNEYVKNYNNEYVKNYNNEYVKNYHHNNIKNHINCSNNSYANNSKTYKKNTQQKKNLQSSNDLCNVVSYSDHSPQNIAHKKNNLQQKISNVYNKRNDDSSMNNNTFCYKQGYVPDDTMKTHNETKNNAKMDEMDNLTKNERENLNKIYSNQEDNQNKKDDIYHTHKRNDDSNIYENQRNFNKNNIKYVIGQNFHRDDNNILVCNKSKTDKENNVRININERNKEKNVDGQEKNENIQEKKDNVQGKKDNVPEKNENIQEKNENIQEKKDNVQEKNENIQEKKDNVQEKNENIQEKKDNVQEKNENIQEKNENIQRKKNNVQVKNENSQEKQENIQVKKEYINEKKECIDDEEQKEPFHNNENTKNDNNCNNNVIKKSSVHLDNEKCHYENNINTEKEHIRSKSNHNRINNNSYDNKMIEKQNNENSNKYIIQNVPNNNSRMFHKKNDENKDGTKNKHMENKNNKVYNNNFNKNEYKRIQNNQMNMNQSYNFSQNKNYVYNNSYNNYNENYVNFYPMRNNNQDFNSNICSSNKNNPKLSYISNNKNNGDNYMRKTPKKITKKYSNESKLI, encoded by the exons atgtatatttgtttgtataacatattttattttatatgtagCAAAATGGAAAATACGAAAAGGAAGGAAAATGATACTTGCAAGGAATATGCGTTAAATATAAGTTCAAAAACTAAcaaggaaaaatataaacatgaagggaaaaaaaaggatGGTGAGGAATACACAAATGATGATAACAAATATGTGAATGATGAGAACAAATATGTGAATGGTGAGAACAAATATGTGAATGATGAGAACAAATATGTGAATGGTGAGAACAAATATGTGAATGGTGAGAACAAATATGTGAATGGTGAGAACAAATATGTgaatgatgaaaataagaaaaaggataaagtagatatagatatagatatatataacgCTGATAACCAaagttataataataagaagCAAAAAAATGACGATGATGATGACGATGTTAATGACGATGATAATGACGATGATGATATTAGTCATAACAAACATAAAAATGGAGATGACAAAATAGACAATATAGAcaataatattgaaaagggagataataatatatgtaacttttatgataaaagaaatgaagataataatacatatgcTGATTGTAGTAATACAGTTGAAGGAATTAATAATAGCTTTGAGTGTAGTGGTAAAAAATGTAACTATATAGACAAACAACGagataaaacaaaaaaatatgatattataaatatgaaatgtgataataaatgtagtaataatatgaagaattcaatgaaaaataaaatgaatacacaaacaaacaataataaagatatgTTAAGTAATCAAATAAGGATGTgttcaaaaaatataaataataattatatttataataacaataataataataatagtattagtagtagtaattattattataactattataataatacaaatatgtATAACGAATTAAATATGGTacataatgaaaaaaataatttgatAGACATATTAGAcaaagaattaaaaaaaaattgtaataattataatataggaaataataatatgaattgTAACTATAAATCAAATTATAActattttataaataaagatttattaaataataatatgacatatatatataattatccTATGATGAATACATTAAATTATAgtaaagataataattattgtACCTATCTCgatgaaataaatagaataaatgaatgtacatataatacCACACaacaaaatttaaataataatacaacaTATTCTCCTAATTTTAATGATAATTCAAATTTGTTGTATAACCATGaatcatatattttgtctccttatgattattataattattattgttcTGGTCTTATACCTACATATCCGATATTTAActatagaaatattataaatagtaataataataataatttaaatagtaatataaataataatataaatagtaatataaataataatataaataataatataaataataatattaataataatataaataataatataaataataataatagtagtaataataataataataataataataataaacattattatgataatacttattttaatcatattataccgagtaatacaaataataattctatAGATACTTacaatgaaaataataacaatcataaaatattttataattataataaatataatatgtatgctccaaaaatatattatcatgataatatacataatcTATATcctattaataatattccatcgaattataatagtacggaaaataaaatattaactTGTAACACCATAATTCCTGGTACTGGAACgaacaacaacaataacaataataataataataataataataataataataataataacaataataacaataataataataataataatattctttcaaaaaatatattaccaTATAATGCAAAcgatataaataatttaattaatctaaacaatgataatataaataataattccCACATGAGTcctaataataatacacaaatctttaattattttaattatgtATCAAATAGTAATTTCAATATTCAAAGATATTTATCgaacaacaataataataataataataataatttaaataatagtGCAGATTATcaacaaaatatttcatactataatacatataattcAAATTGTTATTCATCAGCATcaaaaacatattattgtaatcaatatttaaatgaatatcCTTTATTTCCTGTCTCTTCTattgatttatataacaCGGATAATATGAACTACACCTCAAATCAGTTGTATTTCTACCAGg GGAATGATAACATGAACAAcgaagaattaaaaaaaaacgcAGAACAAGAAAATGCTCATAACAATGTAAATATGAACAAGCGAGGAGtacaaaacaaaaaaaacaacTATAACAAGGAAAACTATTTATCTCCAATAGCGTTCACTGGAAATATTTGCAAAATAGCCAAG GATCAAACGGGTTGTAGGATTTTACAAAGGATACtagaaaaaaagaatcCAAAACATATTgaggaaatatataatgaagcACTTGATCATATAATTGAATTGATGGTCGACCCATTTGGTAATTATTTATGTCAGAAACTTATGGAAGTATGTACATCTGAGcaaatagaaaaaataattgaTAAATCATCAGACCAGTTAATAAACGCCTCCATAAGTGTTCATGGTACTAGGACCGTCCAGAAGCTTATCGAAATG ATAAAAACTCCTTCtcaaattaaaaaaacaacCAAGGCTCTAAAAAATTCAATAATAACTTTGATAAAAGATATTAATGGAAACCATGTGGTTCAGAAATGTTTAATTACCTTAACGAGTCATCAGTGTGATTTTATATACGAAGCTATTTTAAATAACTGTGTTGAAGTATCCACGCATAGACACGGGTGTTGTGTGATTCAGAGATGCATAGACTCTGCGAACGAGGCACAAAAg GAACTGTTCATCAGAAATATTTCGAACAATGCCCTGGATTTAGTACAAGATGCATTCGGAAATTACGTTgtacaatatattttgaatttAGGAAATGAGAAAGTAAATTTAGAAATAGCCAATAAGTTATTACCAAATATCGAGGAATTAGCTGTTCAGAAATTTTCATCTAATGTTGTAGAGAAATGTCTAATAATAGGTAATAACAAATGTAGGAAACtcataataaatgaaatattgaaaaaagataaagatatattaaaacaaataattttaGATCCATTTGGAAATTATGTTATTCAAAGAGCATTGTCAGTTGCTTCAGAACCTGAATTAACAAAATTAGTTGAAGGAATCAAaccatatataaaagaattacGTAATATATCATCTGGAAAAAGAATTGCATGGAAATTAGCTAAAAAACATCCTTTACTTAATGCTGATATTAATAACcaatatttttcaaatgaTAACTCTGATAATGTTTCTTTACAAAATCATGATATTTCTTCTACTAACAATTCAATTAATATTCCAACAAACAATTCGgatattttcaaaaatgataaaaaaaaaaataatgatgaaaatattgtaaaaaagaattacaacaacaacaacaacaataataataataataataataataataataataatgtcAAAACTTTCAATCATTccaaaaattataatgccaaaaattttaataataatccTAATGgaaacataaaaaattttactaatgataatatgaaatcttataattatgaacatatgagaaattataatttcGATCCTataagaaattataatatggataatatgaaaaattataatgtagataataatatgaaaaattataatatggataatatgaaaaattataatatggataatatgaaaaattttaaCAATGAATATGTCAAAAATTTTAACAATGAATATGTCAAAAATTTTAACAATGAATATGtcaaaaattataacaatGAATATGTCAAGAATTATAACAATGAATATGTCAAgaattatcatcataataatataaaaaatcatattAATTGTTCTAATAATAGTTATGCAAATAATTCTAAAacatacaaaaaaaatacacaacaaaaaaaaaatctgCAATCTTCGAATGACCTCTGTAATGTTGTTTCATATAGTGATCATTCCCCACAAAATATTgcacataaaaaaaataaccttcaacaaaaaatatcaaaTGTATATAACAAAAGAAATGATGATTCCTCTATGAATAATAACACGTTTTGTTATAAACAAGGTTATGTACCAGATGATACAATGAAAACGCATAACGAAACCAAAAATAATGCTAAAATGGATGAGATGGATAATCTCacaaaaaatgaaagaGAAAATTTAAACAAGATTTATTCTAATCAAGAAGACAACCAAAACAAGAAAGATGATATTTACCACACGCATAAGAGGAATGATGATAGcaatatttatgaaaatcaaagaaattttaacaaaaataatattaaatatgtgATTGGTCAAAACTTTCATAGGGATGATAATAACATTCTTGTATgtaataaaagtaaaactgataaggaaaataatgtaagaataaatataaatgaaaggaataaagaaaaaaatgtagaTGGTCAGgagaaaaatgaaaatattcaggaaaaaaaagacaATGTTCAGGGAAAAAAAGACAATGTTCCggaaaaaaatgaaaatattcaggaaaaaaatgaaaatattcaggaaaaaaaagataatgttcaggaaaaaaatgaaaatattcaggaaaaaaaagataatgttcaggaaaaaaatgaaaatattcaggaaaaaaaagataatgttcaggaaaaaaatgaaaatattcaggaaaaaaatgaaaatattcagagaaaaaaaaacaatgTTCAGGTGAAAAATGAAAACTCCCAGGAAAAACAAGAAAATATTCAGGTGAAAAAAGAATACATAAATGAGAAAAAGGAATGCATAGATGATGAAGAGCAAAAAGAACCTTTTCACAATAATGAAAACACCAAAAACGATAATAATTGTAACAACAATGTGATTAAAAAAAGCAGTGTTCATTtagataatgaaaaatgtcattatgaaaataatataaatacagAGAAAGAGCATATTAGGAGCAAATCAAATCATAACAggataaataataatagttatGATAACAAAATGATAGAAAAACAGAACAATGAAAATTCCAATAagtatataatacaaaacgttcctaataataatagtagaatgtttcataaaaaaaatgatgaaaataaagatggtaccaaaaataaacatatggaaaataaaaataataaagtatataacaataattttaataaaaatgaatataaaagaatacAAAACAATCAAATGAATATGAATCAAAGCTATAATTTTTCTCAGAATAAAAACTATGTCTACAATAatagttataataattataacgAAAATTATGTCAACTTTTATCCCATgagaaataataatcaagattttaattcaaatatatgttCAAGTAATAAGAATAATCCTAAATTgtcatatatatcaaataataaaaataatggaGATAATTATATGAGGAAAACCCCCAAAAAAATTACGAAGAAATATAGTAATGAGTCCAAATTAATATGA